One Vicia villosa cultivar HV-30 ecotype Madison, WI linkage group LG5, Vvil1.0, whole genome shotgun sequence genomic window, TCCAATCTTGGATAAACTCTCTTTCAATCCAAGTTTCATTCTCTTCTGGGTTGTCTTCAAACTTTCATCCAGTACACTGTCAATGTCTTTCACATTTTGCTTCTCTCTCTACTTTCTCTCACTAACACTTTTCATTTTTAAATCTACCATTTAAATTAAACTCTTGTTTCTCTTCTTGTTTCACTACTTTTTTTATCTTTCATTTTTTCATTCATGTTAATGTAGTTTGGTTTTTTAGAACATTTGTGTCTGTTTTTTttaaggtagagaaatgaaaaaTCCGACCAAATTCTAGGATTTTTAGTTTTTGTCTGGTGAGTTCTTCTTTGATTGAAGGTGCTGAATTAACAAGGAAAAAAAAATATGAAGTTGagtacttcatttttgtttatggGTTTGGTTTCTATGTTCTCTTTTGTTTCTTCTGCCATGGTGGCCACAAATGAAGGTACTAACTACATGTTGCTGAGTATTCATTTTCTCTCTCAGATCTTGACTTTTCACTTTGTTAATCTCTGTTTGGCTGTTGAATAAGTTTGCAAGTTTTGAGATTAATTAATTGCTTTTCATGTTCATTGTACTTCTGTATTGCCTTTTAAAGAGTGAAACTTGGAACTATGGtgttatttattattcatattaaTGAAGATTTGTGTGTTGTGTTTTTTCTTTTTGTGCTTAGTTTGGGCGCTTAAAGCCTTCAAAGAAGCTGTGTATGAAGATCCACATAAGGTTTTGTCCAATTGGAATACTTTGGATTCAGATCCTTGTGATTGGAATGGAGTTTCGTGCACCGGAACTCGAGATCATGTCATCAAGCTGTAAGATTCATTTGGTTCATGTAAATTGTAATTAGTCTCTCATTCAATGAACATCTTAATCATAGCTTCTTCAGTTTTTGGAGGCTCTGTGTTGGTTATCTATGGTTCAACCCTGACAAAACAAATACGGACCCTTTTTAGTTATATTCTAACCATGACATTTATCACAACTTAATCAAGAAAAATTTGACACTAGCTCGCTTTAGACACCTTCAAAGACGGCTCTGGTCTTAGTTAACCTCTTATAGCATAAGAGTTTATCATATTAGTTAGCAGATTTCTAATCTATATATTGGGATCTTTCTTTGCAGAAACATATCAGGAGCATTACTCAGAGGGTTTCTTGCTCCAGAAATCGGGAAAATAACCTACTTGCAAGAATTGTATGATTCTCATCCAGAAACCTTTATTTAATTAGTGAAAATGTGTTACAGTTCATGATTCGTTTCATGGTTTTGTGACTGATTTGTGGTTCTTATTGATGTAGGATCTTGCATGGTAACAATCTCATTGGAATTATACCGAAAGAATTGAACGCGTTGAAATCTCTTAAGGTGTTGGATTTGGGAAAGAACCAGTTATCCGGACCAATTCCTCGAGAGATTGGAAATTTGACCGAAATCGTGAAAATGTAATAGGAAATcaatatgcttatgctatgtttTTTCTTATTAGAGAAAATTATTGACTTTTGAAGTCTAATCATGGACTTACGCATTCAACCCGATTTTGATTTCTTGTAGAAATCTGCAGTCCAATGGTTTGACTGGTAGGTTACCTCCAGAGCTTGCAAATTTGAAATACCTTCAAGAACTTCGGCTCGATAGGAATAAGCTTGAAGGGCCTGTTCCTGCTGCCAGCACTTCAAATTTTTCTTCGAATATGCATGAAATGTGAGTAAAACTATTTCAATTATCATCCATATAGTTTGCTTATGGATTCACTATCAAAATCTGGATCTTGTTAATCTGAATCCTATTGATCGCATTTTATATTCAGGTATGCATCAAATGCGAATTCGACTGGCTTCTGTCGTTCGTCGCTTAAAGTTGCTGATTTTTCATATAACTTTTTGGTTGGTAGCATACCGAAATGTTTGGAGTATCTTCCAAGgtactttttattttaatctaaataGCATGTTGCCGTTCTAGTCATATCCGTACTTAAAAAACACGAACTACGTCTTACAGGACTAGCTTTCAAGGGAATTGCCTCCATGTCAAAGACGTAAAACAGCGGACGAAAGTTCAATGTGGTAAGTATGacataatatattttgttttgcgGATCATAGTTTGTTTTACATCTAACAATGAGTTATTGTTTCATAGCTGGAGCTTCAGCTGCTCAAGGCCATCCAGTAGTGAAACCGAAGCACCAATCTAAAGCCGAACATGTATCAAAGCATCAAGGAGGTTCAAAACCTGCTTGGCTTTTGGCTATAGAAATAGCGACCGGAACCATGGTTGGTTCTCTCattctgattggaattttcactGCTGTTCAAAGGTGTAACAAAAAAGCATCCATCATTATTCCTTGGAAGAAATCTTCAAGCGAGAAAGAGCAAATTTCAGTATATATAGGTCGGTTCCTCACTTTCTTTGATTGCTACCGACGACCGTGTATGGCTATTTCAATCATATTTAACACGATATCAATGTGCAGACTCGGAGATGTTGAAAGATGTCAGGAGGTATAACAGACAAGAGCTTGAGGTCGCTTGTGAAGATTTCAGCAACATAATCGGATCCTCACCGGATAGTGTTGTCTACAAAGGTACAATGAAAGGTGGACCTGAGATTGCCGCGATTTCCCTATGCATCAAAGAAGAGAATTGGACTGGACACCTTGAACTTTATTTTCAGAGAGAGGTAAATAGTGCATTCCAACGCTTGCAGTGTGCAAAAGACATGAGAAAAGTGATTAAATCGATTGTTTGATTTTTCTGCTATTGGTGTCATTCAGGTGGCAGACTTGGCAAGGTTAAATCACGAAAACACAGGAAAACTACTAGGATATTGTAGAGAAAACGCTCCATTTACAAGAATGCTGGTTTTTGATTATGCATCAAATGGAACGCTTTATGAACACCTACATTGTTGTAAGTTGAGATTCTTAGCTAGTAgtgttttatatataatttttctgTGTTATGTTCTTTAAAACGGGAAAGTTATGTCTGCAGATGAAGAAGGGTTTCAGTTATCTTGGACACGACGTATGAAAATTATCATTGGCATTGCTCGTGGACTAAAGTATTTGCACACTGAAATTGATCCTCCATTCACTATCTCTGAGTTGAATTCAAACGCCGTATACCTTACAGAAGATTTTTCCCCCAAGGTATATAAGAATTGTTTAGAACGCGTTGATGTTTATATGCTGTATGTTATTGTTGTCATtgtaatgaaaattttaaattgcAGTTGGTTGATTTTGAAAGTTGGAAGACAATTCTCGAAAGATCAGAGAAAAACTCCGGTTCCGTTAGCAGCCAAGGTGGTGTTAGTATTCCTCCAAACTCCCTTCGAGCGCGCTACCTTGATACCAAAGGAAACATATATGCTTTTGCAGTACTTGTACTTGAGATTATCAGTGGCAGATCTCCGTATTGCCAGGACAGAGGTTACTTGGTAGATTGGGTAAGAAATTTCTACAAGTTTCATTacagttattattattactagcgTGCAGACGGGCACTCACTCTGACTCTGATCACTTTTCTCAAATGAAGACCATATTTCGTGATCAAGTCTCTAATCGTGTACTTGTTTGTATACATGTGATGCAGGCGAGAGATTATCTTGAAAT contains:
- the LOC131603618 gene encoding probable LRR receptor-like serine/threonine-protein kinase At1g63430 isoform X2 translates to MKLSTSFLFMGLVSMFSFVSSAMVATNEVWALKAFKEAVYEDPHKVLSNWNTLDSDPCDWNGVSCTGTRDHVIKLNISGALLRGFLAPEIGKITYLQELILHGNNLIGIIPKELNALKSLKVLDLGKNQLSGPIPREIGNLTEIVKINLQSNGLTGRLPPELANLKYLQELRLDRNKLEGPVPAASTSNFSSNMHEMYASNANSTGFCRSSLKVADFSYNFLVGSIPKCLEYLPSFQGNCLHVKDVKQRTKVQCAGASAAQGHPVVKPKHQSKAEHVSKHQGGSKPAWLLAIEIATGTMVGSLILIGIFTAVQRCNKKASIIIPWKKSSSEKEQISVYIDSEMLKDVRRYNRQELEVACEDFSNIIGSSPDSVVYKGTMKGGPEIAAISLCIKEENWTGHLELYFQREVADLARLNHENTGKLLGYCRENAPFTRMLVFDYASNGTLYEHLHCYEEGFQLSWTRRMKIIIGIARGLKYLHTEIDPPFTISELNSNAVYLTEDFSPKLVDFESWKTILERSEKNSGSVSSQGGVSIPPNSLRARYLDTKGNIYAFAVLVLEIISGRSPYCQDRGYLVDWARDYLEMPEVMSYLVDSELKHFGYDDLKVICEVITLCISPDPNVCPSMQELCSMLESRIDTSISVELKSLAWAELALST
- the LOC131603618 gene encoding probable LRR receptor-like serine/threonine-protein kinase At1g63430 isoform X1; this translates as MKLSTSFLFMGLVSMFSFVSSAMVATNEVWALKAFKEAVYEDPHKVLSNWNTLDSDPCDWNGVSCTGTRDHVIKLNISGALLRGFLAPEIGKITYLQELILHGNNLIGIIPKELNALKSLKVLDLGKNQLSGPIPREIGNLTEIVKINLQSNGLTGRLPPELANLKYLQELRLDRNKLEGPVPAASTSNFSSNMHEMYASNANSTGFCRSSLKVADFSYNFLVGSIPKCLEYLPRTSFQGNCLHVKDVKQRTKVQCAGASAAQGHPVVKPKHQSKAEHVSKHQGGSKPAWLLAIEIATGTMVGSLILIGIFTAVQRCNKKASIIIPWKKSSSEKEQISVYIDSEMLKDVRRYNRQELEVACEDFSNIIGSSPDSVVYKGTMKGGPEIAAISLCIKEENWTGHLELYFQREVADLARLNHENTGKLLGYCRENAPFTRMLVFDYASNGTLYEHLHCYEEGFQLSWTRRMKIIIGIARGLKYLHTEIDPPFTISELNSNAVYLTEDFSPKLVDFESWKTILERSEKNSGSVSSQGGVSIPPNSLRARYLDTKGNIYAFAVLVLEIISGRSPYCQDRGYLVDWARDYLEMPEVMSYLVDSELKHFGYDDLKVICEVITLCISPDPNVCPSMQELCSMLESRIDTSISVELKSLAWAELALST